The genome window GCTCAGCGCGCCCGGGCGGCCCGCCACCGGTCGCGCACCTTGCCGGCCGTGTGTCGCACCCCACGCATGCGCAGGTGGCGCACGGCTGCGGCCGCGTCGTCGCGCAGCCGACGCGCCGGGCGGACAGCGTCCGCGACGGCGGGCGGGAGCCGACCGGCGTCGGCTGAGCGTCGAGGTGAGGCGCAGATCTCGGCGAGCGGCTGGAGGACGTGCGACCACGTCATCCCGCGCGCCACGCGTCGGACGTCGGCCGCCGCCGCGGTGCGTGCCGCGTCGTCGGTGAGCAGCTCCGCGAGCGCGGCGGCGAGCGCGTGCTCGTCCTCCGCCGGGACGACGCGGCCGAGTCCCTCGTGCCGGATCAGCGGCGCGAACGCGTCGCCGTCGGTGCTGACGATCGGCAGGCCGGCCCAGAGGTAGTCGAGGATCCGGGTCCGGAAGGAGAACTCGGTCTCCACGTGCGGGAAGTGGCACGAGACGCCGAGGTCGGCGTCGAGCAAGTAGTCGGCCCGGCGCTCGTACGGCACCCACTCTTCGTTGAAGAACACGTGCGTCCCGACCAGTCCGAGCTCGTGCGCGAGCTCGCGGAGCCAGACGGCCGTCCGCATCTCCGGCACGTCCGGGTTGGGGTGACGCATACCGAGGAAGTACAGGCGCAGGCGCGGCACCCGCTCCTTGAGGAGGTCGACAGCGCGCACCAGCGTCAACGGGTCGAACCAGTTGTAGACGCCGCCGCCCCACAGGATGACGAGATCGTCCTCAGCGATGCCCGGCACCACCCCCTTGATCGCGGGTGCCGTGCGCAGCGGCTCGGCGTCGGCGACGCCGAACGGCACGAGGCGGACGAGGTCCCGCAACGAGGGGTCGGCGTCGTAGACGAGGGGGTTCAGTCGGCCCGCGGCGGCGAGGTGCCCGATCCACAGGTCACGCTGACGCGGGGAGGCGCACAGGAACACGTCACCCCGCCGCACCTGTGCGTCGAGCTCGCGCAGCGCGGACGCGAGGGACGCGTCGCGCTCCGCCAGCGGCCTGTCGCGCAGGACCTCGAGGCTCTCGATATGGAACGGGTCGTACAGGTCGACGACGAGGACCACGTCCGCATGCTGCAGCCACGGGAACGTCGCCGCAACGTACCCCTGCAGGACCACGACGTCGGCTTCCTCGACGGCGGCCCGGAACTCCCCGATCTCGACGTGCCCGATGTCGAACGCGGTCGCGGTACGGCGGCACTCACCGAACGTGAGCAGCCGGACGTCGTGCTCCGCGGACAGGAACGTCGCGATCTCCCAGGCGCGGATCGCAGGCCCGGCCATCTGCTCGGCGATCCGGTCGAGCGTGACGACCAGGACGCGCGTACGCGACGTGCCCGACGCCGTCACCGCTCGCGACCGCTCACGCCGTCGGCCGCCGGGACCGGCTCCTCCCACCGGGCGGGCAGCGCGAGGTAGCCGCCGGACCAGTGCCCCTCACCAGCGTCCACGGAGAACCGCGCGATGTCGCGGACGTGGTCGATGGAGTGGGTGGTGCTCGAGTCGGTGACCGCCGCGGTGACGATGTACTCCCCCGGGTGCAGCAGCACCGTGGGCAGCACGCACTCGATCACGCCGTCGCCGCTCACACGACCGAGCGCCGTACCCGCGTCACGCGTGTTGGTCGCCGCCAGGTAGGTGCCGTCGCGGGCCTCGAGGGCGAAGCCGACGACCGGGTCGTCGACGGGCGTCTGGGCCGTCCAGTGCAGGCGGAAGCGTGCGGGCCCGCCGACGACGAGCCGTTCCTCGCCGGACGGTCGGCTGACCTCGACCCGGTTGATACGCACCTCGCCGCTGCCAGTGTGCTCGCGTCCCCCGACCACCGCGGTGCCGCTCGCCGACCGGGTGGACCGCTCGTACTGCTCGAGCACGTCGCTCGCGGGGCCGGCCTCCCGCAGCCGGCCCTTCTCGAGCCACGCCGCCGTGTCCGACATCGCGCGTACCGACGGGAGCGAGTGGGACACGATGACGACGGTTCGCCCCTCGCGGTTGAGGGTGCCGAACTTCTCCATGCACTTCACCTGGAACGCCGCGTCGCCGACGGCGAGGACCTCGTCTACGAGGAGGATCTCCGGTTCCACGTTGATCGCCACCGAGAAGCCCAGGCGCACGTACATGCCGGACGAGTAGTTCTTCACCGGCTGGTCGATGAACTGCTCGACGCCCGAGAAGTCGACGATCTCGTCGAACTTCCGGTCGATCTCCTGACGGGTCATGCCGAGGATCGAGCCGTTGAGGTAGACGTTGTCGCGGCCGGAGAGCTCGGGGTGGAACCCCGACCCGACCTCGAGCAGCGCAGCCACCCTGCCGTGCATGCTGATCTGCCCGGAGTCCGGCTCGAGGATCCGCGCCATGCATTTGAGCAGGGTCGACTTGCCCGAACCGTTGTCCCCGACCAGGGCGAACGTCGAGGACTCGGGGACCGCCAGGCTCACGTCGTCGAGCGCGAGGAAGTCCTCGTAGCTGCCCCGGGAACGACGCATGACCGCCGACTTCAGGGTCTGGTTGCGCTCGTGGTAGACGCGGAAGCCCTTCGTCACACCCTCGACGACGATCGCGTCGCCCATTAGAGCACCTCCGCCAGGCGTCGCTGGTGTCGCGTGAACACCCACGAGCCGGCGACGAGCGCGGCCACGGCCCACGCGACGCACTCCAGAGCGGTCCCCCACTCGGGCAGCCGGTTGTCGTAGAGCAGGTTGCGGAACACCTCGGAGAATCCCTCCATCGGGTTGAGCTTGTAGAGGTCGAGGATCGTCACGTCACCGACCACGGGACCGGCGGCCTCAGCACGCCGCGCGACCTCGGACAGCGGGTACAGAATGGGCGTCAGGTAGAACCACACCTGGAACAGGATCGTGATGAGGTGCTGCATGTCCCGGAAGTACGCGTTGGCGATCGCCGCCAGCATCGCGACGCCGAGGGCGAACGCGGCGAGCGTGACCATCGCGAGGACGACCAGCGGCAGGTAGACCAGGGGGCTGCCGCCGAACAGCAGGATGGCGATGACCAGCACCACCATCTCGATCGCCCACGTGTAGCTCGTCGCCAGGGCGCTGGAGACGACCAGGGCGGACCGCGGGAAGTACACCTTCTTGATGAGGTTCTCGTTGCCGACGAGCGAGGCCATGCCGCCCGTGACGACGGACGTGAAGAAGGCCCACGGCAGCAGCGCGCACATGAGCCACAGCGCGAACACGTCGAGGCCGCTCGGGTCACCCTTGCCCGGCTCGATCCGGATGATGACCGAGAACACGAGGGTGAAGACCAGCATCTGCGCCAGCGGGTTGGCCAGCGACCAGAGCTGCCCGAGGGCCGTCCGCTTGTACTTGCCTTTCACCTCGCGCCTCGTCAGGTTGACGAGGAGCTCGCGCGACGATCGAACGTCGGCAATCAGGCTCACAAGACCTCCGGGGTTGGCTTTTGCATCCGGCGCGCGACAGTATCCGGTGCTCCGGGCGGCGGCTCACGATACCCCAACGGCATCCTGGGACCGCCGCCCGGCCGGCGCGCTGCCGTCAGCCGAACCAGCCCTGGACGTCGATGACGACGTGGCTGGTCCCGCGGTCGTTGTAGACCCGGACCAGGCGCTCCGGCCCGAGCGGGACGACCGTCATCGCGGCCTGGTCCCGCCCCCGCCCCGTGTTGAGGTCGGACGCCGTGGGCCGCGAGGTCCCCGGCTGCCACGCCGTGAGGAACGTCGTGTCAGTCTGCTGCGTCGCCGCGAGCGACAGCACGGCCGCCTGGGCCTGCTGCGGAAGAGCGACGGCCCCGAGCGGCAGGTCCCGGGACTCGCCCTGACCGAGAGGGCTCGTCGTGCGGGTGTCGGTCGCACGCGCCGGGTCGATGGGCGTGAACCTCATCGGCGCCCCCGCACCGAACCACCCGATCACGTCCACCACCACATGGGCCTGCGCGCCCTGCAGCGTCAGCGCGAGCCTGCCGTCCGCCGAGAGCGGCACGACCGTGCGGTTGCTCACGTTGTCGCCCGGCAGGTGGTTGACGCTCGCGATCGTCGGCACGGCGCCACCGGCCGGGTGAGCGATGATGTTGCCCGGGCCTGCCGGACCCACCGAGCTCACGTTGGCCAGGACTGCGGTCGCGCCGGCCGGCACCTGGGCGCGCCCCGTCACCTGGACCTCCCGGGTCGCACCCGAGGTCAGCGGACCGCCCTCGCTACGAGTGTCGAGCAGCCGCGCCCCCGTGGCCAGCGGCCGGTAGCCGACGCCCGACGAGCCGTCGACGAAGTAGCCGCTCACGTCGACGACGACGTGGACGGACCCGCTGTTGTTGTAGACGCTCACCTTGCCCTCGCCGCCGACGCCGACCATCACGCCGGACGCCGCGGTGATGCGGGGATCCGCGTTGAAGGTGGAGGACGACGGGACCGGTCCACCGGCAGGCCACACCCTCAGGAACGTCGTGGTGGACGGCGCCACCGCGGTGACGTTGAGCGCGACCGCCTTCGCGTCGGCAGGCACGCCCGCGGTGCCGGCGACGGTGACGTCGACCCGTCCACCCGGCCCGAGGGCCGCGCCGCCCGGACGCGTGTCGAGGAGTCGCGCGGGA of Cellulomonas dongxiuzhuiae contains these proteins:
- a CDS encoding glycosyltransferase family 4 protein; translated protein: MTASGTSRTRVLVVTLDRIAEQMAGPAIRAWEIATFLSAEHDVRLLTFGECRRTATAFDIGHVEIGEFRAAVEEADVVVLQGYVAATFPWLQHADVVLVVDLYDPFHIESLEVLRDRPLAERDASLASALRELDAQVRRGDVFLCASPRQRDLWIGHLAAAGRLNPLVYDADPSLRDLVRLVPFGVADAEPLRTAPAIKGVVPGIAEDDLVILWGGGVYNWFDPLTLVRAVDLLKERVPRLRLYFLGMRHPNPDVPEMRTAVWLRELAHELGLVGTHVFFNEEWVPYERRADYLLDADLGVSCHFPHVETEFSFRTRILDYLWAGLPIVSTDGDAFAPLIRHEGLGRVVPAEDEHALAAALAELLTDDAARTAAAADVRRVARGMTWSHVLQPLAEICASPRRSADAGRLPPAVADAVRPARRLRDDAAAAVRHLRMRGVRHTAGKVRDRWRAARAR
- a CDS encoding ABC transporter ATP-binding protein, whose product is MGDAIVVEGVTKGFRVYHERNQTLKSAVMRRSRGSYEDFLALDDVSLAVPESSTFALVGDNGSGKSTLLKCMARILEPDSGQISMHGRVAALLEVGSGFHPELSGRDNVYLNGSILGMTRQEIDRKFDEIVDFSGVEQFIDQPVKNYSSGMYVRLGFSVAINVEPEILLVDEVLAVGDAAFQVKCMEKFGTLNREGRTVVIVSHSLPSVRAMSDTAAWLEKGRLREAGPASDVLEQYERSTRSASGTAVVGGREHTGSGEVRINRVEVSRPSGEERLVVGGPARFRLHWTAQTPVDDPVVGFALEARDGTYLAATNTRDAGTALGRVSGDGVIECVLPTVLLHPGEYIVTAAVTDSSTTHSIDHVRDIARFSVDAGEGHWSGGYLALPARWEEPVPAADGVSGRER
- a CDS encoding ABC transporter permease, producing MSLIADVRSSRELLVNLTRREVKGKYKRTALGQLWSLANPLAQMLVFTLVFSVIIRIEPGKGDPSGLDVFALWLMCALLPWAFFTSVVTGGMASLVGNENLIKKVYFPRSALVVSSALATSYTWAIEMVVLVIAILLFGGSPLVYLPLVVLAMVTLAAFALGVAMLAAIANAYFRDMQHLITILFQVWFYLTPILYPLSEVARRAEAAGPVVGDVTILDLYKLNPMEGFSEVFRNLLYDNRLPEWGTALECVAWAVAALVAGSWVFTRHQRRLAEVL